One genomic region from Leptospira tipperaryensis encodes:
- a CDS encoding NUDIX domain-containing protein: MSKHGFFQITQKLFLRKGDELLILRDRKSGLGDLPGGRMNEDEFYQDWKLSMEREIEEELGPKVQIQVSPKPLFIHKHRVNEGNFPCIIIAYHADFLGGEIQLSDEHDYIAWENIHSYDPSPLFSEYMYDAVNLYLKEYASLVH, encoded by the coding sequence TTGAGCAAACACGGCTTCTTTCAAATCACACAAAAACTTTTCCTAAGAAAGGGAGACGAGCTACTGATTCTCAGAGATAGAAAATCGGGTCTGGGAGACTTGCCCGGCGGACGAATGAACGAAGACGAGTTCTATCAAGACTGGAAGCTCAGCATGGAACGCGAAATCGAAGAAGAATTGGGCCCCAAGGTTCAGATCCAGGTTTCGCCAAAACCTCTCTTCATTCATAAACACAGAGTGAACGAGGGGAACTTCCCTTGTATCATCATCGCCTATCACGCGGATTTTTTGGGCGGAGAAATTCAACTCTCCGACGAACACGACTACATCGCTTGGGAAAATATCCATTCTTACGATCCGAGTCCCTTGTTTTCCGAATACATGTATGACGCGGTCAATCTCTATCTCAAGGAATACGCCTCTTTAGTTCATTAG
- a CDS encoding LA_3696 family protein codes for MGMDLIHRIPRKLEELLGPEGTDQFVVFLNDAFMASKTTTLETSVNLFETTFHSESRNIFLSLEALKTSVSAELEKLRYEIKIEVTDVRGEILNFRAEVKVEIAELRTEMAELRSEFKTDSANLRKEISELREELKIEIVELRSELKSEIMELRTELKTEIAEVKAELKAEIADLRTELKSEIANVKTDLETKINDLRTELKSEIANVKTDLETKINDLRIGLKTEINDLRTEMRSEFANLKFEIAEVRKDLNISVSGLKTEIANFRTEVKTEISDVRIELQKSIGDIHKSIVLQTRWILGGMLGVATLSAALGKILN; via the coding sequence ATGGGAATGGATTTAATCCATAGAATTCCACGTAAGTTAGAAGAGCTTTTGGGTCCGGAAGGAACGGACCAATTTGTGGTTTTCTTAAACGATGCTTTTATGGCTTCCAAAACAACTACGCTCGAAACCTCCGTAAATCTATTTGAAACAACTTTTCATTCCGAGAGTAGAAATATATTTCTGAGCTTAGAAGCATTGAAAACAAGTGTTTCCGCAGAGCTTGAAAAATTACGTTATGAAATCAAAATCGAAGTTACGGACGTTCGAGGTGAAATTTTAAATTTCCGCGCTGAAGTAAAAGTTGAGATCGCAGAGTTAAGAACTGAAATGGCCGAGCTCAGATCTGAATTCAAAACAGATAGCGCCAATCTTCGTAAAGAAATTTCAGAACTCAGAGAAGAATTAAAGATCGAAATTGTGGAACTTCGATCTGAACTGAAATCTGAAATCATGGAATTACGAACGGAGTTAAAGACTGAAATTGCTGAAGTAAAAGCCGAATTGAAAGCAGAAATTGCAGATCTTAGAACGGAACTAAAATCAGAAATTGCAAATGTGAAGACAGACTTAGAAACGAAAATAAACGATCTTAGAACGGAATTAAAATCAGAAATTGCAAATGTGAAGACAGACTTAGAAACGAAAATAAATGATCTTAGAATAGGATTAAAAACGGAAATAAACGATCTTCGGACCGAAATGAGATCTGAGTTTGCAAATTTGAAATTTGAAATTGCGGAAGTTCGAAAAGACTTAAATATCAGCGTTTCCGGATTGAAAACTGAAATTGCCAATTTTCGAACCGAAGTGAAAACAGAAATCTCGGACGTTCGAATCGAATTACAAAAATCAATTGGCGATATTCATAAATCCATCGTTTTACAGACACGTTGGATTCTCGGGGGAATGTTGGGAGTCGCAACCCTTTCAGCGGCTTTGGGAAAAATTCTAAATTAA
- a CDS encoding DUF885 domain-containing protein — translation MPSITTRKRILFGFLFLVFLSSTFLLHTIFFKPLTLGLFYEKVFWESVLDDPEYLTSLGVLNNLGVDGYQKRLTDISIEKQKQDLEKAKKNLEVLLSYGKEGLADQELLSFEILEWSLRLRIAGERFLFHDYPANQLFGVQSQIPTFLATQHPLKSSKDVDNYILRLGAVPKKIDQLIAGILLRDKNLILPPDFILDRLISEVSGFVSLPARENILYVAFEKKLRKIDSISKEKQDLYLIQVQNSIVTQIFPAYSKLLNLFNEQKKHSDSRAGVWKLPDGDQYYSHELKKHTTTDLSPEEIHNIGLSEVSRIQTEMKTILKGLGKNQPIPAAMAALRKEPQFLFPDSEEGKLQALEEYKKILKDGEEKTRPLFRKMPEGKVEVERIPVFKEKTAPGAYYDEPALDGSRPGIFYANLRDTKEIPKFGMRTLTYHEAIPGHHLQIAIMQELKGLPRFRNTITFTAYVEGWALYAERLAKDYHFFQDPYSDLGRLQAELFRAVRLVVDTGLHYKRWTREEAISYMMENTGMAPKDVTAEIERYIVYPGQACSYKLGMLKILELREKVRENKKEKFDIREFHSVVLDSGSLPLTILENLVKEKLLSEKK, via the coding sequence ATGCCCAGTATAACAACGAGAAAGCGAATTCTTTTCGGTTTTCTATTCTTAGTTTTTCTTTCATCCACTTTTCTTTTACATACGATATTTTTTAAACCGCTTACGCTCGGTCTTTTTTATGAGAAGGTTTTCTGGGAGTCCGTTTTAGACGATCCGGAATATCTTACTTCTCTCGGCGTTCTTAATAATCTTGGAGTCGACGGGTATCAAAAGCGACTAACGGACATCTCGATTGAAAAACAAAAACAAGACTTAGAAAAAGCAAAGAAGAATTTAGAAGTTCTTCTTTCTTATGGAAAAGAAGGATTAGCGGATCAGGAATTACTTTCTTTTGAAATCTTGGAATGGTCTCTTCGTCTTCGAATTGCGGGAGAAAGATTTTTGTTTCATGATTATCCCGCAAATCAGTTATTCGGCGTTCAAAGTCAGATTCCGACTTTCTTAGCGACTCAACATCCGTTGAAATCTTCCAAGGATGTGGATAATTATATTCTTCGGTTGGGAGCCGTTCCTAAAAAAATAGATCAACTGATAGCGGGAATTCTACTTCGAGATAAGAATCTGATTCTACCGCCGGACTTTATTTTGGACCGTTTGATCTCCGAGGTTTCGGGATTTGTCTCCCTTCCCGCGAGGGAGAATATCCTCTACGTCGCCTTTGAAAAAAAACTGAGAAAAATCGATTCTATCTCAAAGGAAAAACAAGATCTCTATTTAATTCAAGTTCAGAATTCTATCGTTACTCAAATTTTTCCGGCATATTCCAAATTGCTAAACTTATTTAACGAACAGAAAAAACATTCCGACTCGAGGGCCGGAGTTTGGAAACTTCCGGACGGAGATCAATACTATTCTCACGAGTTAAAAAAACATACTACAACGGATTTGAGTCCGGAAGAAATTCACAATATAGGTCTTTCCGAAGTATCGCGAATTCAGACCGAAATGAAGACCATTCTAAAAGGACTCGGTAAGAATCAACCGATTCCCGCGGCGATGGCGGCTCTTCGAAAAGAACCCCAATTCTTATTTCCGGATTCGGAAGAAGGGAAACTTCAAGCCTTAGAGGAATATAAGAAAATTCTAAAGGACGGTGAAGAAAAGACCAGACCTCTTTTCCGAAAAATGCCCGAAGGCAAAGTTGAAGTGGAAAGAATTCCGGTTTTTAAAGAGAAGACCGCGCCGGGCGCCTATTACGACGAACCGGCTCTGGACGGATCCAGACCTGGAATTTTTTACGCCAATCTCAGGGACACGAAAGAGATCCCTAAATTCGGAATGCGAACTCTTACGTATCACGAAGCGATTCCGGGGCATCATTTGCAGATCGCTATCATGCAAGAATTAAAAGGTCTTCCCCGTTTTAGAAATACGATTACATTTACGGCGTACGTTGAAGGTTGGGCCTTGTATGCGGAACGTCTTGCAAAGGACTATCATTTCTTTCAAGATCCTTATTCCGATCTCGGAAGATTGCAAGCTGAACTGTTTCGGGCTGTTCGTTTGGTAGTGGATACCGGATTACACTACAAACGTTGGACTCGAGAAGAAGCGATTTCTTATATGATGGAAAATACGGGAATGGCGCCGAAGGACGTAACCGCAGAGATCGAAAGATATATCGTTTATCCAGGCCAGGCGTGTTCTTATAAACTTGGAATGTTGAAAATTTTAGAACTCAGGGAAAAGGTTAGAGAAAACAAAAAAGAAAAGTTCGATATCCGTGAATTTCATTCAGTCGTTTTGGACAGCGGTTCTTTACCTCTTACGATCCTTGAGAATTTAGTAAAAGAGAAATTGTTAAGCGAAAAAAAATAA
- a CDS encoding MGMT family protein, which produces MKKEKDIQEISFFKEVYTLVKKVPKGKVTSYGRIAALLGKPRAARAVGYALNALSKSQEQKIPWQRVINSQGKISFRGDTGRSILQKKILEDEGVKFNASETVDLNIYGWPSLIQNSTPRKKRK; this is translated from the coding sequence GTGAAAAAAGAAAAAGACATTCAAGAGATTTCATTTTTTAAAGAAGTCTACACCTTGGTGAAAAAAGTTCCGAAAGGAAAAGTCACTTCTTATGGAAGGATCGCGGCCCTTTTAGGAAAACCTAGGGCCGCTCGTGCAGTCGGTTATGCCCTCAACGCGCTTTCCAAAAGTCAGGAACAAAAAATTCCTTGGCAAAGAGTGATCAATAGCCAGGGAAAAATTTCTTTTCGGGGAGATACGGGACGTTCGATTCTTCAAAAAAAAATATTAGAAGACGAAGGCGTAAAATTCAACGCGAGTGAAACCGTTGATCTGAATATATACGGATGGCCGAGCTTAATTCAAAACTCGACTCCGCGTAAAAAAAGAAAATAG
- a CDS encoding PP2C family protein-serine/threonine phosphatase → MNFFHLKKTFRLPVTFNWILGGSFVSVLFSILKFFNTEGLEKVSYSELLLFLIVNAGTAIPINYQLANGRWNLQKWMKISFYFWHIPMLLFNAWLTVQVPDFLFVMLTALYGSYLAPFGMMERRYFIFGALIYSLCLFLFYFTGIAGTSPIRFSDRTLVIFFFIFVLTILLYFYWMSITSGFLKSQSSKVQKLLRSSRKDKRKLSEERKTIEELMAQLKKSFDIIKKDLLTAKRIQKSMLPAGFEKYSDLDIRAEYIPRDEVGGDFYDITRTNEGVYRLFLADATGHGVQGALITMAIKVGYEFLKQSAKRPGEILEILNSEFIEKFKSLNLYYTCILVDLDLTKGILRYSSAGHPEQVLMQNSEFLTLPNMGRMIGLSSASIYKDKILKIHPEDRILLFSDGLFEVPNLRKEFYGEKRLHNLLKREKEKSSQELVDIILEDVEKFTDGNVFQDDLTVISLRISKDSSIR, encoded by the coding sequence ATGAATTTCTTTCATCTCAAAAAAACGTTTCGACTTCCGGTGACTTTCAACTGGATCTTGGGAGGATCGTTTGTTTCCGTTCTTTTTTCCATTCTCAAATTTTTTAATACGGAAGGATTGGAAAAGGTTTCCTATTCTGAATTGTTATTATTCTTAATCGTAAACGCCGGAACTGCCATTCCGATAAACTATCAACTGGCGAATGGTCGGTGGAATCTTCAAAAATGGATGAAGATTTCGTTTTATTTCTGGCATATTCCGATGCTTCTTTTCAACGCTTGGCTCACGGTCCAAGTTCCGGATTTTTTATTTGTTATGCTAACGGCTCTTTACGGGAGTTATCTCGCTCCTTTTGGAATGATGGAAAGGCGTTACTTTATTTTCGGCGCTTTGATCTATTCGTTATGTTTGTTCTTATTTTATTTTACCGGAATTGCAGGAACTTCGCCGATTCGTTTTAGCGATAGAACTCTGGTGATTTTCTTTTTTATTTTTGTCTTAACGATCCTTTTGTATTTTTATTGGATGAGCATAACCTCAGGATTCTTAAAATCACAAAGTTCAAAGGTTCAAAAACTCCTTCGATCTTCTAGAAAAGATAAACGCAAACTTTCCGAAGAAAGAAAAACAATCGAAGAATTGATGGCCCAGCTAAAGAAGTCCTTTGATATTATCAAAAAGGATTTATTAACCGCTAAAAGAATTCAGAAGAGTATGCTTCCTGCCGGTTTTGAAAAATATTCCGACTTGGATATTCGAGCGGAATATATCCCCAGAGACGAAGTCGGTGGCGATTTTTACGATATCACCCGTACTAACGAAGGTGTCTATCGTCTCTTTTTAGCGGATGCAACGGGACACGGAGTTCAGGGCGCGTTGATTACGATGGCGATCAAAGTTGGATACGAATTTTTAAAACAATCCGCAAAAAGACCCGGCGAAATATTAGAAATTTTGAATTCAGAATTTATCGAGAAATTTAAATCGTTAAACCTCTATTATACCTGTATTCTTGTGGATCTTGATTTAACCAAAGGTATTTTGCGCTATTCCTCCGCGGGTCATCCGGAACAAGTTCTAATGCAAAATTCCGAATTTCTAACACTTCCAAATATGGGAAGAATGATCGGACTTTCTTCCGCTTCCATTTACAAGGATAAGATTTTAAAGATTCATCCGGAAGATCGAATCCTACTTTTTTCAGACGGTCTTTTTGAAGTACCGAATTTACGCAAAGAATTCTATGGAGAAAAAAGACTCCATAATTTACTGAAAAGAGAAAAAGAAAAATCGTCTCAAGAACTCGTCGATATTATCTTAGAAGACGTAGAGAAATTCACGGATGGAAATGTTTTTCAGGACGATTTGACCGTTATTTCCCTAAGAATTTCCAAAGATTCTTCGATTCGATAA
- a CDS encoding thioredoxin domain-containing protein: MNQLSKNKISIILSAIGLILSFLLIQKYYGDPSSVGEALCNAISESGSCDKVSESSFSAIRNVPGLGDLPTALFGFIFYGFVGFLFVLSEIKKETAEANLRLAFYVLLLGLVADVGLFIISVGVIKALCGLCAATYVVTIALIVVNYPGFKSISDKSVSAVTGSLNGNFLNLLIVILSFFVLGLYGGRISTGGARLVSGSASGEKAIPLLLKEFESTPAVQIDLKDTPIVGDPNAPITIVKYADFNCGHCMHTSKILKSFLSEYDGIIKVAYKNFPLDGNCNRLVGRKSPEASSCVAASAALCANQQSKFYPVYTGLYEDNETGVMHTVATVSRLAEKNGLKMDQFRSCMSSPKIRDQINREVDEAEKLKINSTPTLFINNKPLPKSGTPDVDFLRQLINQLISQS, from the coding sequence ATGAATCAATTATCTAAAAATAAAATTTCGATCATTCTCTCTGCTATAGGTTTGATCCTCTCCTTCCTTCTCATCCAAAAATACTATGGAGACCCGAGTTCCGTCGGAGAAGCTCTTTGCAACGCGATCAGCGAATCCGGTTCCTGTGACAAGGTTTCTGAAAGTTCCTTTTCCGCCATTCGCAACGTTCCCGGATTAGGCGATCTCCCGACCGCGCTTTTTGGTTTTATCTTTTATGGATTTGTGGGATTTCTTTTTGTCCTTTCCGAAATTAAAAAGGAAACCGCAGAAGCGAACCTTCGTCTCGCGTTTTATGTATTGCTCTTAGGTTTAGTCGCGGATGTGGGTTTGTTCATTATATCGGTCGGAGTGATCAAAGCGTTATGCGGTCTTTGTGCCGCGACCTACGTAGTGACGATCGCCTTGATTGTCGTAAACTATCCCGGTTTTAAATCGATCTCCGATAAATCCGTCTCCGCCGTAACCGGAAGTCTGAACGGAAACTTTCTAAATCTTTTAATCGTAATCTTATCTTTTTTTGTTCTCGGTCTCTACGGAGGACGAATTTCTACGGGCGGTGCGAGACTTGTTTCGGGTTCCGCTTCCGGTGAAAAAGCGATTCCACTTCTTTTAAAAGAATTTGAATCGACTCCAGCGGTTCAGATCGATCTAAAAGACACTCCGATTGTGGGAGATCCGAACGCGCCGATCACGATCGTCAAATACGCAGACTTTAACTGCGGTCATTGTATGCACACGAGTAAAATTCTTAAATCCTTTCTGAGCGAATACGACGGTATCATCAAGGTGGCTTATAAGAACTTTCCTTTGGATGGAAATTGCAATCGACTCGTTGGCAGAAAATCTCCCGAAGCCAGTTCTTGTGTCGCTGCGAGCGCGGCGCTTTGTGCGAATCAGCAGAGTAAATTCTATCCGGTTTATACCGGTCTTTATGAAGACAATGAAACCGGTGTGATGCATACGGTCGCAACCGTAAGTCGACTTGCTGAAAAAAACGGTCTTAAAATGGATCAATTCCGTTCTTGTATGAGTTCTCCAAAAATCAGAGATCAAATCAATCGAGAAGTTGACGAGGCGGAGAAATTAAAGATCAACTCGACCCCGACTCTGTTTATCAATAATAAGCCTCTTCCGAAAAGTGGAACTCCGGATGTAGACTTTTTGCGTCAATTGATCAATCAACTCATTAGTCAGAGCTGA
- a CDS encoding rhomboid family intramembrane serine protease, with protein sequence MIRILLFEFPLTTFFVFLMTATFFLVNIFLPEHLIRQYFLNHPGHIQPISWIGAVFYHGNLFHLFGNMFYLFFLGRAVEYKAGKGRWLLFFFMAALVSSLLDSFIRGIILHDSTPVVGASGAISGIAAVAALLSPFSLRFNQKNIPFPVFLVAWIMVYSDITNVFTDDGVARWAHLGGFISVIFAAYFLKPTERKQLHSGFILNLIFIVLTLILAFFYSNR encoded by the coding sequence TTGATTCGGATTCTTCTTTTTGAATTTCCTTTAACTACCTTTTTTGTTTTTTTAATGACGGCGACGTTCTTTCTAGTGAATATTTTTTTACCGGAACATTTAATACGTCAGTACTTTCTAAATCATCCGGGACATATTCAACCGATCTCTTGGATCGGGGCCGTGTTTTATCACGGAAACCTATTTCATCTTTTTGGAAATATGTTTTATCTTTTTTTCCTCGGAAGAGCCGTTGAATATAAAGCCGGAAAAGGAAGATGGTTGCTTTTCTTTTTTATGGCAGCTTTGGTTTCTTCTCTTTTGGATTCTTTTATTCGAGGCATTATCTTACACGACTCAACACCCGTAGTCGGCGCCTCAGGCGCGATTTCAGGAATCGCGGCGGTTGCCGCTTTGCTCTCTCCATTCTCCTTGCGTTTTAATCAGAAGAACATTCCCTTTCCCGTCTTTCTTGTCGCGTGGATCATGGTCTATTCGGACATCACGAACGTCTTTACGGATGACGGAGTCGCACGTTGGGCGCACTTAGGAGGATTTATTTCGGTCATCTTTGCCGCGTATTTCCTCAAACCGACGGAACGAAAACAGCTTCATTCCGGATTCATTCTAAACTTAATTTTTATCGTCCTAACTTTGATTCTGGCGTTCTTCTATTCGAATCGTTAG
- the hisH gene encoding imidazole glycerol phosphate synthase subunit HisH: MIAILDYGMGNIHSCIKAVSLYTKDFIFTNDRATIENSKALILPGDGHFDKAMENLNATGLRDTIDKHVSSGKPLFGICIGFQILFESSEEIAQGSKKDQIEGLGYIKGKIRKFHGKDFKVPHIGWNRLQFRKKEKSILLKGIPDQSFFYFIHSYRPTDAEGNAITGLCDYYQEKFPAVVEKNNIFGTQFHPEKSHTHGLKLLENFIQSV, from the coding sequence GTGATCGCTATTCTCGATTATGGAATGGGAAATATTCATTCTTGCATTAAAGCCGTTTCTCTTTATACAAAAGACTTTATATTTACCAACGATCGTGCTACGATTGAAAACTCGAAAGCGTTGATTCTTCCCGGCGACGGACATTTTGATAAAGCGATGGAGAATCTAAATGCGACCGGTCTTCGAGATACGATCGACAAACACGTTTCCTCAGGAAAACCTCTTTTCGGAATTTGTATCGGTTTTCAAATTCTCTTTGAATCTTCTGAAGAAATTGCACAAGGTTCGAAGAAGGATCAGATTGAAGGTTTGGGTTATATCAAAGGAAAGATTCGAAAATTTCACGGTAAGGATTTTAAAGTTCCTCATATCGGTTGGAATCGTCTTCAGTTTCGTAAGAAGGAAAAGAGTATTCTTCTGAAAGGAATTCCGGATCAGTCTTTCTTTTATTTTATTCATTCTTACAGACCGACGGACGCGGAAGGAAACGCTATCACCGGTCTCTGCGATTATTATCAGGAAAAGTTTCCTGCGGTTGTGGAAAAAAATAATATTTTCGGGACTCAGTTCCATCCCGAAAAATCTCATACTCACGGACTTAAACTTTTGGAGAATTTTATTCAATCTGTATGA
- the hisA gene encoding 1-(5-phosphoribosyl)-5-[(5-phosphoribosylamino)methylideneamino]imidazole-4-carboxamide isomerase, producing the protein MIIIPAIDLLDNCAVRLFKGNYEEKKIYSSEPWKLADGFSKNGASLLHLVDLNGARNQIGVNEHSILKIRETTSLKVQLGGGIRDKEKLEYYHKIGIDRFIIGTAAVTDPDLLKFALETYGKDRVVVAVDARDGIVKISGWEKDSGVDYRDLMDRLAKAGIEHVVFTDIAQDGTLAGPNLEAYREILNSFPFQVIASGGISSLKDLMDLSSLDTKIPLYGVITGKALYEGKLDLAEAISSL; encoded by the coding sequence ATGATCATCATTCCCGCCATAGATTTATTAGATAATTGTGCAGTTCGTTTGTTCAAAGGAAATTACGAAGAAAAGAAAATCTATTCTTCGGAACCTTGGAAACTCGCTGACGGTTTTAGTAAGAATGGAGCCTCTTTGCTTCACCTCGTCGATCTCAACGGCGCTAGAAATCAAATCGGTGTAAATGAACATTCTATCTTGAAGATTCGAGAAACCACCTCGCTGAAAGTTCAACTGGGTGGTGGAATCCGAGATAAAGAAAAATTAGAATACTATCATAAAATCGGGATCGATCGTTTCATAATCGGGACCGCCGCCGTAACCGATCCGGATCTTCTCAAATTTGCGCTCGAAACTTACGGAAAGGATCGAGTCGTAGTTGCCGTGGATGCAAGAGATGGAATCGTAAAAATCTCAGGTTGGGAAAAAGATTCCGGCGTCGATTACAGAGACCTAATGGATCGACTTGCAAAGGCAGGGATTGAGCACGTAGTTTTTACGGACATCGCGCAAGACGGGACTTTGGCCGGGCCAAATTTAGAAGCGTATCGTGAGATTCTCAACTCGTTTCCGTTTCAAGTCATAGCCTCCGGCGGAATTTCCTCTTTAAAAGATCTTATGGATCTTTCTTCCCTGGATACGAAAATTCCTCTCTATGGAGTGATTACGGGAAAGGCATTGTACGAAGGAAAATTAGATCTCGCTGAAGCGATTTCTTCACTCTAA
- the thiD gene encoding bifunctional hydroxymethylpyrimidine kinase/phosphomethylpyrimidine kinase: MNKIKPVTLTIAGSDSGGGAGIQADLKTFTAIGTFGTSAITCLTAQNPSGVTGILEVDSDFLEKQICAVMDYFPVKAIKTGMLFSTAIIERTHSLLSDRKKKDPFFLVIDPVMVATSGAKLLQDSAIDALLNRLIPIAELITPNLDEAEILSGRKIKSSSEMPDLAKEIFEKFRVPVLLKGGHLQNETIALDILYDGNKIYSFEKPFVSGFYPHGTGCTYSSAITSYLALGNSLIESIRKAKEYLHAAIEQAYIAGKDKTLNHTPTISK; this comes from the coding sequence ATGAACAAAATCAAACCTGTTACTCTTACGATCGCCGGATCCGATTCCGGAGGTGGAGCCGGAATTCAAGCCGATCTGAAAACGTTTACGGCCATAGGCACTTTTGGAACTTCAGCAATCACTTGTTTAACCGCGCAAAATCCATCGGGCGTCACAGGAATTTTGGAAGTAGATTCCGACTTTCTAGAAAAACAAATTTGTGCCGTGATGGACTATTTTCCAGTTAAGGCAATCAAAACAGGAATGTTGTTTTCGACCGCAATCATCGAACGAACCCATTCTCTTTTATCGGACCGTAAAAAAAAGGATCCGTTTTTCTTGGTGATCGATCCGGTGATGGTTGCAACGAGCGGAGCAAAACTTTTACAAGACTCTGCAATCGACGCTCTATTGAATCGCTTGATTCCGATCGCCGAACTCATTACTCCGAATCTAGACGAAGCAGAAATTCTTTCGGGAAGAAAAATCAAAAGTAGCTCAGAAATGCCTGACCTTGCAAAAGAAATTTTTGAAAAATTTAGAGTTCCCGTTCTTTTAAAGGGAGGACATCTTCAAAACGAAACAATCGCTCTGGATATTCTCTATGACGGAAATAAAATTTATTCCTTTGAAAAACCGTTCGTGAGCGGATTTTATCCGCATGGAACGGGATGCACGTATTCTTCAGCGATCACTTCTTACTTGGCATTGGGGAATTCCTTAATAGAATCGATCCGTAAGGCAAAGGAATACCTTCATGCCGCGATAGAACAGGCTTATATCGCCGGAAAAGATAAAACACTGAATCACACGCCAACGATTTCAAAGTGA
- the hisB gene encoding imidazoleglycerol-phosphate dehydratase HisB codes for MKAERKTSETEIKLEMNLRGTGKYRFDTEIPFFEHMLSHISKHGLIDLDLWLRGDIEIDCHHSVEDTAILMGSTIHNQLGDKAGIFRYGHFTLTMDEVLTTVAVDLGGRYFFKYTGPELTGKFGIYDAELSLEFLQKLALNAKMNLHVVVHYGDNRHHIHESIFKALGKALRMAIAQDSASAGAIPSTKGVLE; via the coding sequence ATGAAAGCAGAACGCAAAACCTCTGAAACTGAAATCAAATTGGAGATGAATCTCCGCGGAACCGGTAAGTATCGCTTTGATACGGAGATTCCTTTTTTCGAGCACATGCTTTCTCATATTTCCAAACACGGTTTGATTGATCTTGATCTCTGGTTGAGAGGAGATATTGAAATCGATTGTCATCACTCTGTGGAAGACACTGCAATTCTCATGGGAAGCACAATCCACAATCAACTCGGCGACAAGGCCGGTATTTTTAGATACGGGCATTTTACTCTTACTATGGACGAAGTCTTGACCACGGTTGCCGTGGATCTCGGTGGTCGTTACTTTTTCAAATATACCGGTCCTGAACTCACCGGAAAATTCGGAATTTATGATGCAGAGTTGTCTTTAGAATTCTTACAAAAACTCGCGCTCAACGCGAAGATGAATCTTCACGTAGTAGTTCACTACGGTGATAATAGACATCATATTCACGAATCGATCTTTAAGGCTTTGGGCAAGGCTCTTAGGATGGCGATCGCGCAAGATTCCGCTTCGGCAGGAGCGATTCCCTCTACAAAAGGAGTTTTGGAGTGA